Proteins from a genomic interval of Toxoplasma gondii ME49 chromosome Ia, whole genome shotgun sequence:
- a CDS encoding hypothetical protein (encoded by transcript TGME49_294050~Signal peptide predicted by SignalP 2.0 HMM (probability 0.965) with cleavage site probability 0.287 at residue 31~Predicted trans-membrane domain (TMHMM2.0):529-552) → MTSIHAGNRRPVRPPSSACLLALFLSASTLTFWLGRSAVARGPAGTDERLAASCSFWSTFPVVYARAEADAAPLCREGWNELEADPKKTRDSLRVSSCPREGEEPRETVPVVAGLDTGNAEPTVLQIPFWTVPWIDGKAPSLGVQENLSPASDCPLCHLFRVSRGGMSGEPVDAASSGDSAAPPFFSSSVSAYLWTLLSPLPRVLPDVQLYNVPLRPEACVFLPLPAFFLAPRARYGFKESHLGAAPVHDLRVRVHGKAEICRAAAVSVREQLRRNAKGTQQRRIVEDDGQADEGGGSERELPGSPGAAAGAESGKRRRQGRRQSDNPDNEKRGGGEAANEEERSNFDLTAAQQQQLVSWFGSECGPFLDSEPSSVLPSKSGTAAEANVTSSGQHEKGASSQWQEFRNRFARKWTVRNVSSAILDAVLPWTFTAGDSGTLYSATAETPLVPFFFSADSPNKSNGEKPTSSDAGVEGAEGRTPEENPGSFDGFIVEVCAAKRGRSFDPVYIHLPFLFNLVLLEYPFGVAPLVFTIVESVLFALLLTVLALWWVHGKSFFFGSFLSVDTANQEKSV, encoded by the coding sequence ATGACGTCGATCCACGCAGGAAACAGGCGTCCGGTCCGGCCGCCTTCATCGGCCTGCCTGCTCGCTttgttcctctctgcgtctacCCTGACCTTTTGGCTTGGACGCTCCGCAGTGGCGCGAGGGCCTGCTGGGACAGATGAGCGGCTTGCGGCGAGTTGCTCTTTCTGGTCGACTTTTCCGGTCGTGTACGCGCGTGCAGAGGCTGACGCCGCACCTCTGTGTCGGGAAGGATGGAATGAACTCGAGGCAGAtccgaagaaaacgcgagactCCCTGCGTGTCTCCAGTTGCCCTcgagagggcgaggagcCACGCGAGACAGTTCCAGTTGTCGCTGGACTCGacacaggaaacgcagaaccgACAGTCTTGCAGATTCCGTTCTGGACAGTGCCATGGATTGACGGGAAGGCCCCTTCCCTTGGGGTACAGGAGAatctctctcccgcgtccGATTGCCCCCTCTGTCACCTGTTTCGTGTCTCGAGAGGAGGCATGTCCGGAGAACCTGTAGACGCGGCTTCGTCGGGGGACTCTGCGGcccctcccttcttttcctcgtcggTTTCGGCATACCTGTGGactctgctgtctccacttccccGAGTGCTTCCAGACGTCCAGCTGTACAATGTGCCTTTGCGGCCGGAAGCGTGCGTCTTCCTGCCTCTacctgccttcttcctcgctcccAGGGCGCGGTACGGCTTCAAGGAGTCTCACCTCGGAGCTGCGCCCGTGCATGACCTCCGCGTTCGAGTCCATGGAAAAGCAGAAATCTGTCGGGCTGCTGCAGTGTCAGTGCGCGAGCAACTCCGGAGAAATGCCAAAGGCacacagcagcgaagaaTTGTAGAAGATGACGGGCAAGCTGACGAGGGAGGCGGGTCCGAGCGAGAGCTGCCGGGCTCTCCTGGAGCAGCCGCTGGTGCTGAGAGCGGAAAACGCCGCCGTCAGGGGAGGCGACAGAGTGACAACCCGGACAATGAGAAAAGaggtggaggcgaagcagccaATGAAGAGGAACGCTCGAATTTCGATTTGACCGCTGCACAGCAACAGCAACTCGTCTCTTGGTTTGGTTCTGAGTGCGGACCGTTCCTCGACTCCGAACCGTCCAGCGTTCTTCCGAGCAAGTCCGGGACAGCGGCAGAAGCCAACGTAACATCGTCCGGCCAGCACGAGAAGGGAGCCAGCTCCCAGTGGCAAGAATTCCGGAATCGGTTTGCTAGAAAGTGGACCGTTCGAAACGTCTCAAGCGCGATCCTCGACGCGGTGCTCCCGTGGACGTTCACCGCAGGCGACAGCGGGACACTCTACAGCGCAACTGCTGAAACACCGTTggttcctttctttttctcggcgGATTCCCCAAACAAATCgaatggagagaagccgacCTCTTCGGATGCAGGAGTCGAGGGCGCGGAGGGTCGAACTCCGGAAGAAAACCCCGGTTCTTTCGACGGTTTTATCGTCGAGGTGTGCGCAGCCAAGAGAGGACGGTCGTTCGAcccggtgtacatacacctccCGTTTCTGTTCAATTTGGTGCTTCTCGAATATCCGTTTGGAGTCGCGCCACTTGTCTTCACTATTGTGGAATCCGTGCTCTTCGCTTTGCTGCTCACTGTGCTTGCTCTGTGGTGGGTCCACGGCAagtcctttttcttcggaagtttcctctctgtcgataCAGCTAACCAGGAAAAATCTGTGTAA
- a CDS encoding hypothetical protein (encoded by transcript TGME49_294060), with protein sequence MALSESTLVQSRSAVAKKVGGAVFPATILRRKLQDETAATLQVWDALYVLLNRGTWKAPPEGPRASVGAAHAELLFSLQADDARENRLNGCEAPSLAGGDGWRGPGEEGLRARQPHASSASPRGESLSAEGRRKADVDWEKMLLFLSRVTPEKKKSSQVSRTAGAQVDETKRGGLARGKKLRAGAAGADVEGRLPTGTLQVGTDRLSMRCPDASRKQRTPGPRLSRGRGDTAEAVSRQGNVVQEKEAAFAKASGQSQTRGDRSGPHTRYGGPSVEGSASAPVPCTSSLSPSSASTVSRSAVPGLQVGRPVSARSEQSGAASAFAPHSSGSWETEAAFLLSSSVSQSRQSQERGETWWREGENPPSSLPASSGPDEWVQTQGAFLENGEANAVEAARGGIQGSQSGVHTPVRGRSRGRGRGRKPTGGGRGAKSKKIESVDQERKPEGRRGRRTAPQSALLRNDKWPDPGDGEASGVRTPRGVLPPAGTGLLAAGEGDSLTAFSVQGEMEGEGAGCQDYDERLADLIFAPEGGETEAKRDKSEGEKGDGDAAGDLLDDRVWFSETDGDGPKGDDHGEGQRHQNTQQSQDLDVDEALSLLFPDEVQESSATSPTPPGGEQSQASPGLPAVCTGIFKENDDSFSPGLVNQTFEVSAFAPARVVSSGESASVSSFPAPQEATGVLPIAGAEEAIADGQGSEDHLSSSPRAASGSVTTDVFSSTLEPAFPLASDVSATPFASHSPSLLLSEPSSFSSLPPPPAPCPSLTVVSSPTSCTSSSVSPSSSLPPSSPPSSSPPASSASSLASAFSQSASPPSSLSARCESCDSLRRELLAVRLRGFREWSEKYKTLEAALEEKISLIHQLERRSEEMAASLETEKALRAEERSSRKRSEETAASLRACLRRLEEERERRREEEAELHQLLVCTQEELRRERDTVSRLERLARLDAQQIQDLSSRLGLRPATSSRDANRTYTQREDASEEDEGEGSGGNEALGAVDAQREEELEKGQMPWGANVSPRTSSARSLDDDLFGEESPEKESELMQEGANEVEGETREQLASAVSGLQDEPNVFCSENMEAEREETLQQAEKEGGEAEVLEKQPKTAEETKERGEAAPERAEEEVRGREGETETLQAEQEGKERTGEDEAERGEEKEEGEEKEARDAPREETSLAMDDVSPREEEERRENAELHPTSRSDAEETGEGVCAEGDADDGGCAETAGKATVEGRDIGYLQLADCMQNATADSTSRCSTAASDSSVLHEANFVITPDTTPPLSSAPSPLPSSPLPSSPLPPSPSSCFSSQRLLEALRRLQSRRVSLSLHRVQGRCFVRRKRGSFFLSSSSGGKVDSATAMHFLEERGKAIVFSLFSAFLGEESRAEIRTDEALRRHLPGKEGLSEPVCLFGSRGETGNEVDSGACVQAMQARKHAEILAHFSRLLKPSSHLSSPVHFLAALYAQAFKALLSRFEDAVSPSPPVFVPSPSQSTFSPPPSLSRGASPSLLRSLQSLVAFLGATSRIFLESGCRGSTGEKSSTEEARRDFLLKKRMRESSLDPQQARKQRRVSRVRGLRPTCDAFEDYSRTNAPSVSSQALWLPTAGSSPHSPFVGPSGWEQRPSSSLSLSGLPSFAQGLSTFSSSSPWQDELLKTHLRLERERGGWGDSGEPHALTKPSKGGAKQRDRRANCSQRDARRGRGSFSATAKRREAEGERLRPSLLSQKSAKKRQGDEECGEQRSHKTFSLSECVTLSEFLTLGRSRRFSHASRLHALSFRTKSHSPNAGEDEGAGDKEAGSMTVENEETETAFFAFCWGFCEGDAAAASVSTATEDREGDVREQQTNSPDGEGGSLRPAASLQLLTLWRRLSCLSFGTQESREQAEEGGGTGVTGADSCGSMFRGETSSPPSSSEFEAKHRERSQTSSFRHSVCRALGLLVGLNQPKALRACASLGVYGVHVASSLALLRKAVGGLQSFSASCSPTLLQLLREAAELLASSFGESRKPPPVAEAGGQQVGGREKNEEKEAGRETGEFLTAGHDDLCRSLHEAVKKGSDAGLHLLLEAFLGYVLGDTSGGEQNMHALSECRRCGDASEEKKNESMAFSAENLENAVGRCWLARLVSGSVLTSRSRGVEVSRKKARTDSGESSFSVSNSSLSPSPLSFLNGGGDAKESTQKAPEEGAGCVLSHFFEASHALMDSETETSFFSRMQFWKQLLMAFASATAAQAEPVEFSREKVRLAETGEAGISGERNQTTATSHLSESIQQLARHMRLAIVFRDMLARFALCKGSLQTSAETFREAPATATLLSPQDEKMMAERAERRFREELEQRRQGEHPRFAEEAKDLEATLFLSVALFEVWRQQLEQVLVEERGAREKQNRDREQEVKLCDRDSVFLSLLTEVRSAVLRLVAVLQERR encoded by the exons ATGGCCTTGAGCGAGAGCACCCTCGTGCAATCGCGGTCAGCTGTCGCAAAGAAGGTCGGTGGCGCAGTGTTTCCGGCGACGATTTTGCGCAGGAAGCTGCAGGACGAAACCGCGGCGACACTCCAAGTTTGGGACGCGCTGTACGTCCTTCTGAACCGAGGAACTTGGAAGGCT CCCCCAGAGGGTCCTCGAGCTTCTGTTggcgccgcgcatgcagagctgcTCTTTTCCCTGCAGGCTGACGATGCGCGCGAAAACCGGCTCAATGGGTGTGAGGCTCCCTCCCTCGCCGGCGGGGACGGCTGGAGGGGACCCGGGGAGGAGGGTTTGCGCGCGCGGCAGCCACAcgcgtcctctgcgtctcctcgaggAGAGTCTCTGAGCGCCGAAGGGCGAAGGAAGGCGGATGTCGACTGGGAGAAGAtgctcctttttctctcgcgcgtgactcctgagaagaagaagagcagccaAGTGAGTCGCACAGCTGGCGCGCAAGTCgacgagacgaaacgcggGGGGCTGGCGCGCGGGAAGAAACTGAGAGCAGGTGCAGCTGGCGCAGATGTAGAGGGCAGGTTGCCAACAGGCACACTTCAGGTGGGCACAGATCGGCTCTCGATGAGGTGCCCGGATGCTTCGCGCAAGCAGCGGACTCCAGgaccgcgtctctctcgcggacGCGGTGACACAGCTGAGGCGGTGTCGCGACAGGGGAACGTAGTtcaggaaaaggaagcggCGTTTGCCAAGGCTTCAGGACAGTCTCAGACGAGAGGTGATCGATCGGGACCTCACACACGATATGGCGGCCCAAGCGTGGAAGGTAGTGCTTCAGCTCCAGTTCCTTgcacttcttctctgtcgccttcgtctgcttcgacCGTCTCTCGCTCCGCCGTTCCTGGCCTCCAAGTTGGCCGCCCGGTCTCTGCGCGCTCAGAACAGAGTGGAGCTGCGTCCGCCTTCGCTCCACATTCCTCTGGGAGCTGGGAGACTGAGGCggcgtttctcttgtcttcgaGTGTCTCTCAATCTCGTCAGAGccaagagcgaggagagacttGGTGGCGGGAAGGCGAAAAtcctccgtcttcgttgCCCGCGTCGTCGGGACCAGACGAGTGGGTGCAGACTCAGGGCGCATTCTTGGAAAACGGGGAAGCCAACGCGGTGGAAGCCGCCCGCGGTGGCATCCAAGGATCGCAgtcaggtgtacatacaccggtCAGAGGCCGCTCCCGAggccgaggcagaggaaggaaaccgactggtggagggagaggagcTAAGAGCAAGAAGATCGAGAGTGTCGACCAGGAACGGAAGCCCGAAGGTCGCAGGGGACGGCGAACGGCGCCTCAGAGCGCCTTGCTGCGAAACGACAAGTGGCCGGACCCAGGCGACGGGGAGgcttcgggtgtacgtacacctcgcGGTGTGCTGCCACCTGCTGGCACAGGCCTCCTCGCGGCTGGTGAAGGAGATTCGCTGACGGCGTTTTCTGTGCAGGGAGAGATGGAGGGCGAAGGCGCTGGATGTCAAGACTACGACGAGAGGTTGGCGGACTTGATCTTTGCTCcagaaggtggagaaacggaggcaaaacgagacaagagcgagggagagaaaggagacggagacgccgcAGGCGACCTGTTGGATGACAGGGTCTGGTTTTCCGAAACTGACGGAGATGGACCGAAGGGAGACGATCACGGAGAAGGCCAGAGACACCAAAATACGCAGCAAAGCCAGGATCTCGACGTCGACGAAGCCTTgagtcttctttttccagaCGAAGTTCAGGAGTCATCCGCTACTTCGCCGACGCCTCCGGGTGGTGAGCAGTCGCAGGCCTCTCCTGGGTTGCCGGCTGTGTGCACAGGCATTTTTAAGGAGAATGACGACTCGTTTTCTCCGGGTCTTGTGAATCAGACCTTTGAGGTGTCTGCCTTCGCGCCTGCGCGAGTTGTGTCTTCAGGAGAAAGCGcatctgtttcgtcttttccaGCTCCCCAGGAGGCGACCGGGGTGTTGCCGATAGCCggagcagaggaggcgaTTGCAGACGGACAGGGGTCTGAAGAtcacctctcttcttccccgcgtGCTGCCTCAGGATCCGTCACCACGgacgttttttcttcgactctgGAACCGGCTTTCCCCCTCGCGTCCGACGTCTCTGCAACGCCTTTTGCTTCTCACTCTCCTTCATTGCTTCTTTCTGAGccctcctcgttttcttccctcccgCCTCCTCCTGCTCCATGTCCTTCCTTGActgttgtttcttctcctacGTCGTGTACGtcatcttctgtctctccctcctcttctcttcccccctcttctcctccctcctcttctcctcccgcgtcgtctgcttcgtcgctggcttctgcgttttctcagAGCGCGTCCCCGCCGTCGTCTCTTTCGGCTCGCTGTGAGTCTTGCGACTCCCTGCGGCGGGAGCTTCTCGCCGTGCGCCTGCGGGGATTTCGCGAGTGGAGTGAGAAGTACAAGACTCTGGAGGCTGCGCTGGAGGAGAAGATCAGCTTGATTCACCAGCTAGAGAGGCGCAGTGAAGAGATGGCGGCGAGTCTGGAGACTGAGAAGGCGCTCCGTGCCGAGGAGCGGAGCAGTCGgaagcgaagcgaggagacagcagcgtcTCTTCGCGCCTGTCTGCGCcgactcgaagaagagagagagcgacgtcgagaagaagaagcagagctgCACCAGTTGCTCGTCTGCACTCAGGAGGAGCtcagacgcgaaagagacactgTGAGCAGGCTCGAGAGACTTGCTCGTCTCGACGCTCAACAGATTCAAGAcctctcgtctcgcctcgGTCTCCGACCAGCCACGTccagcagagacgcaaatcgcacatacacacagagggaggatgcgagtgaagaagacgagggagaaggctcGGGTGGAAACGAAGCGCTGGGTGCAGTGGatgcgcagagagaggaggagttGGAGAAAGGGCAAATGCCGTGGGGGGCCAATGTCTCGCCGCGGACTTCGAGCGCAAGAAGTCTAGACGACGACTTGTTTGGGGAAGAAAGtccggagaaagagagcgagttAATGCAGGAAGGAGCAAACGAggtggaaggagagactAGGGAACAGCTCGCCTCGGCCGTCTCGGGACTTCAGGACGAACCAAACGTCTTCTGCAGCGAAAACATGGAGgcagaacgcgaagagacTCTTCAgcaggcagaaaaagaagggggagaagccGAGGTGCTTGAGAAGCAGCCGAAGACAGCTGAGGAGACcaaggagaggggagaagccgCTCCGGAgcgagcggaagaagaggtcagagggagggaaggagagacagagacgcttcaagcagaacaggaaggaaaggaacggaccggagaagacgaagccgagagaggagaggagaaggaggaaggggaggagaaggaggcgagagacgcgccgcGCGAAGAGACATCTTTAGCAATGGACGACGTCAGcccaagagaagaggaggaaaggagagagaacgctgAGCTGCATCCGACTTCAAGATCCGACGCGGAAGAGACCGGAGAGGGAGTGTGTgctgaaggagacgcagatgaCGGAGGatgtgcagagacagccggaAAAGCAACCGTAGAAGGACGGGATATTGGTTATTTGCAGTTggcagactgcatgcagaatgCGACAGCAGACTCCACAAGTCGATGCAGCACGGCGGCCTCGGATTCGTCTGTGCTACACGAGGCCAACTTCGTTATCACTCCCGACACAAcgcctcctctttcttctgctccttctcctcttccttcttctcctcttccttcttctcctcttcctccttctccctcgtcttgtTTCTCGTCTCAGAGGCTTCTAGAGGCGTTGAGGAGACTGCAGAGTCGGAGGGTgagtctgtctctgcatcgcGTTCAAGGGCGATGTTTCgtgagaaggaaacgcggttcttttttcctctcctcttcttccgggGGAAAGGTGGACTCGGCCACAGCGATGCACTTCCTCGAAGAGAGGGGGAAAGCCATTgtcttttcgcttttctcagCGTTTTTGGGAGAGGAAAGTCGAGCCGAGATTCGTACAGATGAGGCTCTCAGACGTCATTTGCCGGGGAAGGAAGGACTGTCGGAGCCTGTATGTCTTTTtggaagtcgaggagagacagggaacgaGGTTGACTCCGGAGCCTGCGTCCAAGCCATGCAAGCTCGAAAACATGCAGAAATACTTGCTCACTTCAGTCGCCTTCTGAAACCTTCTTCACATCTTTCTTCGCCCGTCCACTTCCTTGCGGCTCTTTACGCTCAAGCCTTCAAGGCCCTCTTGTCTCGATTTGAAGacgccgtctctccctcgccgcCTGTGTTTGTTCCCTCCCCTTCTCAGTCAAccttttcgcctcctccttctctgtctcggggtgcctcgccttcgcttcttcgttccctGCAAAGTCTCGTGGCGTTTCTTGGTGCGACGTCGAGAATCTTTCTGGAAAGCGGGTGCCGCGGCTcgacaggcgagaagagcagcaCAGAGGAAGCGCGCCGCGACTTTCTGTTGAAGAAGCGCATGCGCGAGTCTTCCTTGGATCCTCAGCAGGCGCGGAAGCAGCGGCGAGTGTCTCGCGTTCGTGGACTCCGTCCTACATGCGACGCGTTTGAAGATTACTCGAGAACAAACGCGCCATCTGTCTCCAGCCAGGCGCTCTGGCTCCCGACAGCGGGGAGCAGTCCCCATTCGCCTTTTGTCGGCCCATCTGGTTGGGAGCAAaggccttcttcgtctctctctctgtctggtCTCCCGTCTTTTGCGCAAGGCCTCTCTacgttttcctcctcttctccgtggCAAGACGAGTTGCTGAAGACGCACTTGCGTCTTGAACGCGAGCGCGGGGGGtggggagacagcggagagccGCATGCGCTTACGAAGCCTTCGAAGGGGGGCGCGAAACAGAGGGATCGAAGAGCGAATTGCAGCCAGAGAGACGCACGGCGTGGGCGCGGTTCTTTTTCGGCGACtgcgaagcgaagagaggctgAAGGAGAGCGACTGAGAccttcgctgctgtcgcAAAAgtctgcgaaaaaaagacagggTGACGAAGAATGTGGCGAGCAACGAAGTCACAAAactttctcgctgtctgaaTGTGTGACTCTGAGCGAGTTTCTGACCCTCGGCCGATCAAGGCGCTTCTCTCACGCGAGtcgcttgcatgcgctttcTTTCAGAACGAAATCTCACTCTCCAAATGCAGGGGAGGACGAAGGCGCAGGGGACAAAGAAGCTGGAAGCATGACAgtcgagaacgaagaaacggagaccgccttcttcgcgttttgCTGGGGATTTTGCGAGGGAGACGCCGCAGCTGCGAGTGTCTCCACGGCCACAGAGgacagggaaggagacgTGAGAGAACAACAGACCAATTCTCCGGATGGCGAAGGGGGGAGTCTTCGACCTgcggcttctctgcagcttctcacTCTGTGGCGAcgtctgtcttgtctctcgttcgGAACTCAAGAGAGTCGAGAGCAGGCAGAAGAGGGTGGCGGCACCGGGGTCACCGGTGCAGACAGTTGTGGTTCCATGtttcgaggagaaacgagttctcctccctcttcttccgagtttgaagcgaaacacagagaacgaAGTCAAACTTCTTCCTTTCGACATTCCGTTTGCCGGGCTCTTGGACTGCTGGTGGGACTGAATCAGCCAAAAGCtctccgtgcatgcgcttctctcggagtGTATGGCGTCCACGTAGCTTCCTCGCTTGCGCTTCTGCGAAAGGCTGTCGGCGGCCTTCAGAGTTTCTCGGCCTCCTGCTCCCCTACTCtcctgcagcttcttcgcgaAGCTGCTgagcttctcgcttcttcgttcggCGAGAGTAGAAAGCCACCACCGGTCGCGGAAGCCGGAGGCCAGCAGGtggggggaagagaaaagaacgaagaaaaagaagcaggaagggagacaggggagtTCCTCACAGCCGGACATGACGACCTCTGTCGCTCACTTCATGAAGCGGTtaagaaaggaagcgatgCAGGTCTCCATCTTTTGCTGGAAGCTTTTCTTGGTTACGTTTTAGGCGACACGAGTGGAGGGGAACaaaacatgcatgcgctttcGGAGTGCAGGAGATGTGGAGACGCGtccgaagagaagaaaaacgaaagtaTGGCCTTCTCGGCGGAAAATCTGGAAAACGCTGTCGGCCGCTGCTGGCTGGCGCGCCTCGTCTCCGGGTCGGTGCTCACCTCTCGAAGTCGTGGCGTAGAGGTTTccaggaagaaggcaagaaCCGACTCTGGCgagtcttccttttctgtttcaaactcttcactttctccgtctcccctgtcttttctgaatggaggcggagacgcgaaggaaaGCACACAAAAGGCAcccgaagaaggcgctggaTGCGTCCTCAGTCATTTCTTCGAGGCTTCGCACGCCCTCATGGACAGTGAGACAGAAACCTCATTcttctcgcgcatgcagttttggAAACAACTTCTGATGGCTTTTGCTAGCGCGACTGCGGCACAGGCCGAGCCTGTCGAGTTTTCTCGTGAGAAAGTTCGATTGGCGGAGACAGGTGAGGCGGGGATCAGTGGGGAGAGAAACCAGACGACGGCGACTTCGCACTTGTCTGAGTCGATCCAGCAACTCGCGAGACACATGAGGCTGGCGATTGTCTTCCGAGACATGCTCGCGCGTTTCGCGTTGTGCAAAGGGTCGCTGCAGACTTCAGCGGAGACTTTCCGTGAAGCGCCAGCAACAGCcacccttctttctccgcaaGACGAGAAGATGATGGCTGAGAGGGCGGAGCGACGTTTCAGAGAAGAGCTGGAGCAGAGACGGCAGGGAGAGCATCCGAGGTTcgcggaggaggcgaaggactTGGAAGCGACGTTGTTTCTCTCAGTCGCGCTCTTCGAGGTTTGGAGGCAGCAGCTGGAACAGGTTTtggtggaggagagaggggctcgggagaaacagaaccgAGATCGAGAACAGGAAGTCAAGTTGTGTGACAGGGActcggtttttctctccttgctgACCGAAGTGCGGTCGGCTGTCCTGCGTCTCGTGGCAGTTTTGCAGGAGAGACGATAG